The DNA region GCGCGCCTCCGGGCGGCGGCGCAGGGCGCCGAGGCCCGAGCACGGCACGTCCATGAGGACCCGGTCGAAGCTGCCGGGCTGCCAGGGCGGTCGGGTGCCGTCGGCGGTGATCACCTGGTACGGGCCGGGGTTGCCGGCCAGCGCGCGCTCGACGAGACGGGCCCGGTGCGGCTGCTTCTCGGCAGCGAGCAGGGCGGCGCCCCGTTCGGCGGCGAGCGCGGCGAGCAGGGCGGCCTTGCCGCCGGGTCCCGCGCAGCCGTCGAGCCAACGGCTGTCGCTGCCCTCCACCGGTGCGTTGGCGAGGGCGGCGGCCACCAGCTGGCTGCCCTCGTCCTGGACCCCGGCCCGGCCCTCCTGGACGGCGGTCAGCGCGCCGGGCTCGCCGCCCTCCGCCATCCGTACGGCGTACGGCGACCAGCGGCCCGGCAGGCCGTTCTCGTCGCCGAGGGCGGTGAGCAGCTCATCGGTGGTGGAGCGGCCGGGGCGGGCGACCAGGGTGACCTCGGGCCGCTCGTTGTCCGCTTCGAGCAGGTCCTCGATCCCGGCGCGGCCGCCGCCCAGCGCGTCCCACAAGGCGGAGACGACCCATCGCGGATGCGAGTGCACGACCGCGAGGTGGTCCTCGGCGTCCTCCTCGTACGACGGGGCCACCCGGGCCACCCAGCCGTCGAGGTCGTCCGCGGAGACCTTGCGCAGCACGGCATTGACGAACTTGGCCCGCCCCTCGCCGAGCACCACCCGGGCCAGCTCCACGCTGGCGGAGACCGCCGCGTGGGTGGGGATCCGGGTGGCGAGCAGCTGGTGCACGCCCATGTCGATCACGTCCAGGACCGGCGGGTCGACCTCGCGCAGCGGCCGGTCGATGCAGGCCGCGACGATCGCGTCGTACGTGCCCTGGCGGCGCAGCGTGCCGTAGACCAGCTCGGTCGCCAGCGCCGCGTCCCGGTTGTCGAAGTCGCCCTTGGCGCGTGCCTTCTTCAGCAGCGGGGGCAGGACGAGGTTGGCGTACGCGTCCCGTTCGTCGACGGCCCTGAGGGCTTCGAAGGCGAGGAACCGGACGGGGTCCTTCTTGGGGCGGCGATGCGGCTTGGCGGGACGGCGACGCTGCTGGTCGTTCACGTGAAAGGTGCTCCGCTGATGGTGAGAGGACGAACTCTCCCAGCCTACGTCGCCGCCCCGGCCCCGGCGGGCCTCAGCTCCCCAGCAGCTCGCCATGGGCGATCCGCACCCCGCGTGCCCAGTCCGCGGCCCGCATCGGCTTCTTGCCCTGGGGCTGGACCCAGAGCAGCTCGACCGCGTGCGATCCGGTGCCCACGTACACATTGTTCTTGGC from Streptomyces sp. NBC_01591 includes:
- a CDS encoding RsmB/NOP family class I SAM-dependent RNA methyltransferase, which gives rise to MNDQQRRRPAKPHRRPKKDPVRFLAFEALRAVDERDAYANLVLPPLLKKARAKGDFDNRDAALATELVYGTLRRQGTYDAIVAACIDRPLREVDPPVLDVIDMGVHQLLATRIPTHAAVSASVELARVVLGEGRAKFVNAVLRKVSADDLDGWVARVAPSYEEDAEDHLAVVHSHPRWVVSALWDALGGGRAGIEDLLEADNERPEVTLVARPGRSTTDELLTALGDENGLPGRWSPYAVRMAEGGEPGALTAVQEGRAGVQDEGSQLVAAALANAPVEGSDSRWLDGCAGPGGKAALLAALAAERGAALLAAEKQPHRARLVERALAGNPGPYQVITADGTRPPWQPGSFDRVLMDVPCSGLGALRRRPEARWRRRKEDLENFAPLQRGLLREALKAVRVGGVVGYATCSPHLAETRVVVDDVLKGRGGQPVEAEWVDARPLMPGVPALGDGPDVQLWPHLHGTDAMYLALLRRTA